DNA from Rissa tridactyla isolate bRisTri1 unplaced genomic scaffold, bRisTri1.patW.cur.20221130 scaffold_663, whole genome shotgun sequence:
CCCGTGTGCCCCCACAGAGCTAAAGGGGGGGAAATTGAGGCACAGGGGTGCTTGTGGGGTGTCCACGGGGTCCCAGTCCATCTCCGTGGGGCCTCaggagagggaaactgaggcacaggggtgCACAGGGCATCCCAGTCCATCCCTGTGGGGCCTCAGgcgagggaaactgaggcacgggggtgCTCGTGGGGTCCCTGGGGTTCCCAGCCCTTCCCCGTAGGGCCTCAggcaagggaaactgaggcacgggggtgCTCGTGGGGTCCCTGGGGTTCCCAGCCCTTCCCCGTAGGGCCTCAggcaagggaaactgaggcacgggggtgCTCGTGGGGTGCCTGGGAGGTCGCAGCCCGTCCCCGTGGGGCCTCAGgcgagggaaactgaggcacggtgaCAGCTGGGTTTGCTCCAGGGTTGTTTTGGGGTGACCATTCCCCAAGGtgcccccaaaccaccccccccccacaactCCAGTGGAGGGGAAATCACACCCGGTGgtgggggggtgcgtgtgtgacAGCAACAACCCCCCCCTGACCCCCTTTCCCCGTCTCGCAGGTCCCCTTCGGAGAAGCCTGGCACGTGCGGGAATGGCTGCGGGTCGTCGGGGGGGTGAAGAAGCCGCCCTCGGAGCACCCCAAGCGCCCGGTGCTGGGCCTGAGCTGCCGCCGAGCCGAGGTGAGCGGCGCCCGCTTCTGGGGGCTGGTCCGCACCCTCTGCCCGGACCCCCACCTCTTCTTCCGCCACTGCTTCGTCCACAACCActgccccctcctcttcctcgccgccAGCGGCCGCAACTTGCCCCCCACCGAGTTGCCCCCCGCCACCCGCGACCGTTTGATGGGACTCTGCGACCGGGCGCTGGCGCGAgccgtggggctgctgggcgtggggctggtggtgggcgTGGGGCGTTACGCCGAGCGGAGGGCACGGCGAGCCCTGGCAGGCGCCGGCCTGGCCGTCCGCGTCGAGGGGTTACCCCATCCCTCGCCCCGAAACCCCCGCGCCAACCGGGGCTGGGAGGAACTGGCCAAAGCGCGGCTGGGTGAACTGGGGGTGCTGGAGTtgttggaggaggagaggggggcggctgggggggggaagtgaGGGGGGGATGGAgccgtgcctcggtttccccagtTGGGGGCTGATTTAGGGCACCTTTAGGAGGTGGAGGATGgatccgtgcctcagtttccccagttgGGAGCTGGTTTAGGGCACTTTTATGAGACGGAGAATGGATCCGTGCCTCAGTCtctcccattgagagcaaggctggggtttgggggggtgggttaatgggtccgtgcctcagtttccccagtttgGAGGCGGAGGATGgatccgtgcctcagtttccccagttgGGAGCTGGTTTAGGGCACTTTTATGAGATGGAGAATGgatccgtgcctcagtttcccccactgagagcaaagctggtgtttggggggggggtggttaaTGGCTCtgcgcctcagtttcccctcccagGACCAAGCCCGGCATCTCATTTTTCAGGAGTGGATGGATCCGtgccccagtttccccagttGGGAACTGGTTTGGGGCACCTTTAGGAGGTGGAGGAcggctccgtgcctcagtttccccactgagAGCAAAACGGGGTCCCCTCGCGCAGGGACGAGGGCGTGATccatccaccccccacccccctgtgcctcggtttccccttGCCGTGGGGCAGAttctggcgggggggggggggggggcccgccAGCAGCCTCCAGTCTCCCCAGTTTAACCAGTTTAACACTAAGCAGCCTCTCAGGGAAGGCGAGGTGCCGCATCCCCGCTGGGGGTGTTggccccgtgcctcagtttcccccacgAGGCACCTGGGGGCCCCGGGCTcggtccctccccgcccccccccagctttttggGGCTCCCCGCACTTTTCTTCCCCTTCGAATGGCCCATTTGGGGGtttttagggtattttttttaagctatttaaCCCCAGTGGCCCTGCTCGCTCTTGGCgacaggggaaactgaggcacggggacgtccccccgggggggggggcggggacacAGGACGTGCAGGGGCTCcctgggagtgggggggggggggctggcgcctgtccccgtgcctcagtttcccctgccgGCAATAAACGCTGCGTCCTGCGGGGCCGCGGCCTCCGCCTCCTCCTTGGGGTGacgtcccgggggggggggggtcccctgggtGGTCTTTGCTGTGGGCTCAAGGCACCCACGGgtttgggggtgcgggggggggagaaTTTAACCagattgggggggggcggggtacACCCCggtttggggggggcagggtggggggataATCagatttgggggtgggtgggcGTTCCCCCCTgatttgggggggcggggggggtacaCCCCGGttggggggggcagagggggggaatTAACTGGATTTggggggggcgggttgggggGACAGTCAGatttgggggtgtggggggggtacACGCTGATTTggaggggcagggtggggggtaCACCccggtttggggagggggggggatttaGCTGGATTTGGGGGTGCAGGTGGGAATATACCagattgggggggggcgggggggggtacACTCTGATtttgggggggcgagggggggttACACCCCGgtttgggggtgcggggggggggggtgttacacccctcctgccccccaaggACTGATTTAACCCCCATGGGGTATTTTGGGGGGGCTCCTGggttctccccccccccccccgaaatctGCCAGAGGACCCaggtggggggtgctgggggggggggctgcaacctggggggtgcagggagaCAACCCcccccatcctgcacccccaaatcgcccccccccccagccctctcctgtcCTCCAAAGGGCCTGGGGGGGGCCCCGTCACCCCCAGGGGACACCCCTGTCCCCCAGCTTgcggtggggggcgggggggctgaatttctgcccccccctccccgcctcggTTAATGATCTTGGTAATTAATTTGGCTGTTAATGAAACGGCGGCTTTACGGTAAGAGGGGGGAcacggtgtggggtgggggggggggacaggggggacatgaGGGCTCGGGGGGGGACAAGGGGAAGTCAGGGGCTtggagggggggacaggggggcttgggggggacacaggggacctgGGGGCTCGGGGGTGGTGCACgcgggggacacggcggggagggacgggacACGGGAgcttggggggggacacggggataGAGGGGAcctgggggctcggggggggggacacggtggggggggACAGACACAGGGGGCATGGCGGACACAGGGGCTTGGAGAGGGGGACGCAGGGGACATGGgagcttggggggggggacaaaggggacacggggactattagggggggacaagggggacacGGGGCTTGGAGGAGGGGAcgagggggcttggggggggtgaCACAGGGGACACGGGAGCTTtggggggggacaagggggacacggggcttggggggggggggacaagggggctcaggggggacacggggacctgGAGGGGGACTCGGGGGCAAGGCCACCcacttgccccccccccccctccccggggtaCCAACCCCCCAACCAGCACCTCCATGGAGGGATggagtgggatgggatgggatgggatggaggagggatgggatggaggagggatgggatggaggaaggataggatgggatgggatgggatgggatgggatgggatggaatggagagaggaagggatggagagaggaagggatgggatggagggagtatgggatgggaagggatggggatgtAGATGGAGGGATGGGAATGGGGTGTGGATGGAGGTacggggatggggtggggatggagcaataggatggggatgggatggggtggaatgggatggagggaggatgggATGGAGACGTGGGATGGGATAGAGgaatgggatggagggagggtgggatgggaatgggatggagggaggacggggatgggaatgggatggagggaggatggggatggggtggggatgggatggagggagtatgggatgggaagggatggggatgtagatggagggatgggaatgggatgtgGATGGAGGTacggggatggggtggggatggagcaataggatggggatgggatggggtggaatgggatggagggaggatgggATGGAGACGTGGGATGGGACAGAGgaatgggatggagggaggatggggatgggatgcgATAGAGggaggatgggatggaatggggaagggatggggatgggatggagggatggggatgggatggggatggtgggatggggatgggatggggatggaatgggCTGGAGGGAGGATGGGAAGGGCTGGGGGTCGTTAGCGGCTCCCGCCAGGCTCTGGGCTGGCTCGGAGCGCGGATGGAATCCAGGGAGGGGGTTTGGCACCGACCCTCATCCGGAGGGTGGGAAAacggagggatggaggaagggacagatggagggagggagggatggatggtcAGATGGACGGAGGAATGGAGGGACGGATGCATGGACGTGCAGTGGGATGGATGCAGGGACCCAGACCATGGATATGTAGGTTGCATGGATGCACGGAATGCCCAGACAGATGGATGGACGTCCACGCAGGGacggggcaggagaggaggggacagggacgaggacagggacagggcgTCTCGGCACCGGCAGCCCTGGAGCGGGGCCCACGGTCCCGTCTCCATCTGTCCATGGAACACAGGGATAATCCCAAAGACGGGAAGATAAAACAGCGGGAGAGACAGATCCCgccggacggacagacggacacggCACCGCGTCCCCACCCGCCTGCCTTTGGGGTaaaacaccctttttttcttctccctacaGGACATTCCCGATGGGAAGCAGCCGGTTtattccctcttttcctcccctcaTTCCTGGGATCCCTGTGACCGGAGGGGGGTGGATTCGGCAGCGCCTGGAGCCACTCGGCAGGTTCCGCTTTTTATtgaattactttaaataaaatcgaaaaaaaaaaaagggggggaaaaaccgAAGAGAAGAGAAATTCTGGGAAGCGAAAGGCTCCGGATTTGTCCCCGGGAATAAATGGGCATCTCCGGCTccggccttcctcctcctcttcctcctcctcctgaccaGCGGCGGGGGGAGGATTTACGGCCCTTCCCGGGACCGTGGGGGGTGTTTATGGGGATGTGGGGGGCGGGAGGTGTCGCTCGCTGCCCTATAGGTCCCATGAGTACCATGTAGGTGCCCTATAGGGACCACAGACACCCTATGGGTACCATATAGGTGCCCTATAGGTCCCATGAGTACCATGTAGGTGCCCTGTAGGGACCACAGACACCCTATGGGTACCATATAGGTGCCCCATAGGTCCCATGAGTATCATGTAGGTGCCCTATAGGGACCACAGACACCCTATGGGTACCATATAGATGCCCTATAGGTCCCATCAATACCATATAGGTGCCCTATAGGTCCCATGAGTATCATGTAGGTGCCCTATAGGGACCACAGACACCCTATGGGTACCATATAGGTGCCCTATAGGTCCCATGAGTACCATGTAGGTGCCCTATAGGGACCACAGACACCCTATGGGTACCATATAGGTGCCCTATAGGTCTCATGAGTACCATGTAGGTGCCCTATAGGGACCACAGACACCCTATGGGTACCATATAGGTGCCCTATAGGTCCCATGAGTACCATGTAGGTGCCCTGTAGGGACCACAGACACCCTATGGGTACCATATAGGTGCCCCATAGGTCCCATGAGTATCATGTAGGTGCCCTATAGGGACCACAGACACCCTATGGGTACCATATAGATGCCCTATAGGTCCCATCAATACCATATAGGTGCCCTATAGGTCCCATGAGTATCATGTAGGCGCCCTATAGGGACCACAGACACCCTATGGGTACCATATAGGTGCCCTATAGATCCCATGAGTACCATATAGGTGCCCTATAGGGACCACAGACACCCTATGGGTACCATATAGGTGCCCCATAGATCCCATGAATACCACGTAGGTCCCCTATAGGTCCCATGAAAACCATATAGATGCCCTATAGGTCCCATGAATACCATGTAGGTGCCCTATAGGGACCACAGACACCCTATGGGTACCATATAGGTGCCCTATAGATCCCATGAGTACCACATAGGTGCCCTATAGGTGCCATGAACACCCCGGGAACACCATGTAGGTGCCCTATAGGTCCCACCAACACCCTGCGAGTACCATATAGGTGCCCTATAGGCTCCGTGGCCCGGGGTCCTGGGCCGTACTGGGAGGcgctgggctgtactgggaagtACCGGGAGGTCCTGGCTGTACTGGGAGGCGCTGGGCCGCCGGCGGTGCGGGGAGAAGCCGCTagagggaggcagagagctgCGGGCACGGcgccagcccgccccggccccgccaccgccacGGCCCCGCCACCGGCCCCAGGGGTCCCCCGGAGCCGGGACTGGGATGTGCGGAACTGGGGATGGACAGGGTCGGGATGCTACAGGACTGGGCTGTGCGGGACTGGGATACGCTGGAATCGGGATGCTGCGGgactgggatgctgcaggactgggatgtGTGGGAATGGGATGTGTGGGAACGGGATGCCGTGGGACTTGGATGCTGTTGAATTCGGATGCTGCCGGACTGGGATGGTGTGGAATTGAGATGCTGTGGGATAGGGatgctgcaggactgggatgtTGCAGGACTGGGATGGCCAGGGCTGGATGTGTGGGAATGGGATGTGTGGGAACGGGATGCCGTGGGACTTGGATGCTGTTGAATTAGGACGCTGCCGGACTGGGATGGTGTGGAATTGAGATGCTGTGGGATAGGGatgctgcaggactgggatgtTGCAGGACTGGGATGGCCAGGGCTGGGATGTGTGGGAATGGGATGTGTGGGAACGGGATGCCGTGGGACTTGGATGCTGTTGAATTAGGACGCTGCCGGAGTGGGATGGTGTGGAATTGAGATGCTGTGGGATAGGGatgctgcaggactgggatgtTGCAGGACTGGGATGGCCAGGGCTGGGATGTGTGGGAATGGGATGTGCAGGACTGGGATGAATGGGGTTGGGATGGGACCGTGTGGGGTTGGGATGTACGGGATCAAGatgctgcaggactgggatgtGTGGGAATGGGATGTGTGGGAATGGGATGTGTGGGAACGGGATGCCGTGGGACTTGGATGCTGTTGAATTAGGACGCTGCTGGACTGGGATGGTGTGGAattgggatgctgtgggatagggatgctgcaggactgggatgtGCAGGACTGGGATGGCCAGGGCTGGGATGTGTGGGAATGGGATGTGCGGGACTGGGATGAATGGGGTTGGGATGGGACCGTGTGGGGTTGGGATGTACGGGATCAAGatgctgcaggactgggatgtGTGGGAATGGGATGTGTGGGAACGGGATGCCGTGGGACTTGGATGCTGTTGAATTAGGACACTGCCGGACTGGATGGTGTGGAattgggatgctgtgggatagggatgctgcaggactgggatgtGCAGGACTGGGATGGCCAGGGCTGGGATGTGTGGGAATGGGATGTGTGGGAACGGGATGCCATGGGACTTGGATGCTGTTGAATTAGGACGCTGCCGGACTGGGATGGTGTGGAATTGAGATGCTGTGGGATAGGatgctgcaggactgggatgtTCTGGGACTGGGATGTGCGGGGCTGGGATGGGCAGGACTGGGATGTGCGGGACTGGGATGAATGGGGTTGGGATGGGACCGTGTGGGGTTGGGATGTACGGGATCAAGATGCTGCAGGACTGGGACGTGCGGGACTGGGATGTGTGGGAATGGGATGCCATGGCACTTGGATGCTGTTGAATTCGGATGCTGCCGGACTGGGATGGTGTGGAattgggatgctgtgggatagggatgctgcaggactgggatgtTCTGGGACTGGGATGTGCGGGGCTGGGATGCGTGGGAATGGGATGCTGTGAGACTGGGATACTGTGGAACTGGGATGCTGTGGAATTGGGATGCTGCCAGACTGGGATGTTGTGGAACCGGGATGCTGTGGGAATGGAATGGACAGGGTTGGGATGCTGTGGGAATGGGATGTGCGGGACCGGGATACCCTGGAATTGGGATGCTGTGGGAATGGGATGCTGCGGGACTGGATGGTGTTGGACTGGGATACTCTGGAACTGGGATGCTGTGTAATTGGGATGCTGCCGGACTGGGATGCTGTGGGACGGGGATGCTGCCAGACTGGGATACTGTAGGAATGGGATGCTGTGGGAATGGGATACTGTGGGACTGGGATGGTGTTGGactgggatgctgtgggaatgGGATGTGTGAGGTTGAGGATGTGCTGGACTGGGATGCTCTGGAATTGGGATGCTGCCGGACTGGGATGGTGTTGGACTGGGACACTTCAGGGCTGGGATGCTGCCGGACTGGGGTGCTGTGGAACTGGGATGCTGCCAGACTGGGATGCTGTGGAACTGGGATGCTGTGGGGTTGAGATGCTGCAGGACTTGGGATGGTGTTGGACTGGGATACTCTGGAACTGGGATGCTGTGGATTTGGGATGCTGCCAGACGGGGATGCTGCGGGACTCGGATGCTGCTGGACTGGGATGCTGTAGGAATGGGATGCTGTGGGAATGGGATGCTGTGGGAATGGGAATGGACAGGGTTGGGATGCTACAGGACTGGGATGTGTGGGACTGGGATACCCTGGAATTGGGATGCTGTGGGACTGGGATGCTGGAGGACTGGGATGTGCAGGACTGGGATGGCCAGGGCTGGGATGTGTGGGAATGGGATGTGTGGGAACGGGATGCCGTGGGACTTGGATGCTGTTGAATTAGGACGCTGCCGGAGTGGATGGGTGTGGAATTGAGATGCTGTGGGATAGGGatgctgcaggactgggatgtTGGAGGACTGGGATGCTGTCGGACTGGGATACCCTGGAATCGGGATGCTGTGGGACTGGGATGCTGTGGAATTGGGTTGCTGTAGGAATGGATGCTGGGGGACCGGGATGTGCGGGACTGGGATGGTGTGGAATTGGGATGCTGTGGGAATGGGATATGTGGGACTAGGATGTTCTGGGACTGGGATGTGTGGGAATGGGATGCTGCTGGACCGGGATGTTTTGGGACTGGGATGCTGTGGAACTGTGACGCTGTGGGAATGGGATGTGTGGGACTGGGATGTTCTGGGACTGGGATGTGTAGGACTGGGATGCGTGGGACTGGGATGTGCGGGACTGGGATGGTGTGGAATTGGGATGCTACTGGACTGGGATGCGGCGGGACTGGAATGTTGCAGGACTGGGATGTGCGGGACTGGGATGTGTGGGAATGGGATGCTGTGAGACTGGGATACTGTGGAACTGGGATGTGTGGGATTGGGATATGCGGGACTGGGATGTTGTGGAACTGGGATGCTGTGGGAACGGGATGTGCGGGACTAGGATGTTCTGGGACTGGGATGCATGGGAATGGGATGCTGTGGGAATGGGATGCTGTGGGAATGGGATGTGCGGGACTGGGATATTCTGGGACTGGGATGCGCAGGGCTGAGGATTCGGCAGCTTTGGCACCACGGGGACCccgggaccaccccccccccgctccccacccctattttggggcagaaaaaggcaaaacggggtgtgggggggtgttttatgcccagcaaagggctggggacccccaggaTCAGgatcccaccccccccgccccagcccttccccaccccccccgcggCTGCAaatcccgccccctcccccccaaaaaaaaaaattttggcaagaagcttttttcttcctctctataTTTTATGTCTCTCTTAATTAGATAATTAATCTTTATCGGTTCCTTTTAGGTTTTATTGCTCgctcccccccctcgcccccccccttccccttctcctgcgTCCCAGCTGCTCCGCAGGATTTTCCGAagagtttaaaaaggaaaatgtgggtATGAAaaaggagggcggggggggggggataaaatcaaaataaaaaataaaataaaaaccctcttggaaaaataatttcccttctGTTACCGGCGCGAATAAAGCTGGAAGTgggtaataaaaaataaaaaaaaaaaaaaaagaagaagaaaatagcgCAATACAAGAGacaataaaaatgtcattttttgttttccccaataaaaaaacagctcttttttttccattccctcccccccccccccccccccccccccgcccaactcCTCGCGGAGGCTTTGCCGGAGCCGGGGGGGTTTATTCCCAGTTCCGGCTGcggtgggagcactgggaagggtgggagagggaaaaggaggaggaagggaaagggggaataaagccttttttgagggaaaagagacattttggaggggaaaaggcccttttggaggggaaaaagctggtttagagggagagaagaggccctttttgggggaaaacagtctttttggaggggaaaaaactgctttagagggggggaaaagggccttttaggggaaaaaaaaagatggtttagtGGGAAAACCAGCccttttggaggggaaaaagccggtttagagggagaaaaaaggcccttttaggggaaaaataagaCCCTTTAGAGGGAAAACCAGCccttttggaggggaaaaagccGGTTTAGAGGGGGAAAAGCCActttagagggggaaaaaagaccttTTAGAGGGAAAAAGAGCCCTTTTAGAGGGAAAAAGAGCCCTTTTGGAGGGAAAACCAGCCCTCTCGGAGGGGAAAAAGCCATTTTAGAGGGGGGGGGAAAGTCCTTTTAGAGGGAAAAGAGACGTTTCCGAGGGGAAAATCCCTTTTGGCGGGGAAAAGGGCatttcagatgggaaaaaaaggggcTTTTAGGGGAAAAACAGCccttttagaggggaaaaaaggccctttagaggggaaaaagaccgtttggaaggaggaaaaaaggccctttgaggggaaaaaaaaaagaccttttagaGGGAAAACCAGACCTTTTAGAGGGGAAAAGGCCCTCTTGGAGGGGGAAAAGCcgttttggaggggaaaaaggcattttaggcagggggaaaaaacccttttaGAGGGAAAACTGCCCTTTTGGAGGGGAAACGGCCCTTTTGGAGGGGGAAAATCCGTTTTAGTGGGGGGAGAAGAGGCCCTTTTTAGGGAAAACCAGCcctttttggaggggaaaaagcccTTTCGGAGGGAAAAGAGacattttggaggggaaaaagccattttagagggggaaaaaaagcccttttagAGGGAAAAAGCCCTTCTAGAAGGGAAAAAGATGGTTTAGAGGGAAAACAAAGGCCCTTTTAGGGGGAAAGAAGACCTTTTAGAGGGAAAAACATCCCTTTTAGAGGGGAAGAAGCCCTTTTAGAGGGAAACCAGcctttttggaggggaaaaagctgttttagaggtggggaaaaagcccttttagagagaaaaaagacCTTTCATAGGGAAAAACAGCCCttttggagggaggaaaagcCCTTTTAGAGGAGAAAGCccttttggggtggggggggaagaccTTTTAGAGGGGCATAAAAGCccttttagggggaaaaaaagacctttaGGGGGAAAAGACACCCTTTTAGAGGGAAAACAGCTCTTTTCGAGGTGAAAAAGAGCccttttgacagaaaaaaaagcccctttaGGGGGAAAATCGTCCCTTTAAGGGGTGAAATGGACCTcttaaaaggggggaaaaagcccttTTAGAGTGAAACAAGcccttttagagggaaaaaaggcCCTTTTAGGGGGAAAAATTGATCTTTTAAAGTGGGGGAAAAGCCCTTTTAGGGAGAAAAGTGACCTTTTAGAGGGAAAATCAGCCCCGTTAGAGGGAAAACAATccttttagaggggaaaaaaggctcattttaagggaaaaaagcccTTTACAGAGGGAAACCCAGcccttttagagggaaaaaaaggcccttTAAGATGGAAAAAAGCCCTTTTAGGGGGAAAAACCAGCCCTTTGAGAGGGGAGTAAAAGCCCTTTTAGGGGAAAGAAGAccttttaaggggaaaaaagtccctTTTTGAAGGGAAAACGAGCCCTTTTAGAGGTGAAAAAAGTGCCCTTTTAGACAGGAAAAAAGCcttttagagggggaaaaaaagccatttttggggaaaaaacctcccGGTTTGGGCTGGTGAAGTCACGGCGGTCCCAGGGGTCGGCTGGTGCCAGGTCACTGGAGGGTGGGGGGaatgtggggctggaggagggaatttggggctggagcagg
Protein-coding regions in this window:
- the SMUG1 gene encoding single-strand selective monofunctional uracil DNA glycosylase; the protein is MEGTVTEPVPVQVAEEEEEEEEDDEEEEGLAGRFLRLEREQNALLRELPPFGDPVSHVYHPLDYAWEPHCDFVRRYCRTPKRVLFLGMNPGPFGMAQTGVPFGEAWHVREWLRVVGGVKKPPSEHPKRPVLGLSCRRAEVSGARFWGLVRTLCPDPHLFFRHCFVHNHCPLLFLAASGRNLPPTELPPATRDRLMGLCDRALARAVGLLGVGLVVGVGRYAERRARRALAGAGLAVRVEGLPHPSPRNPRANRGWEELAKARLGELGVLELLEEERGAAGGGK